From a single Stigmatopora argus isolate UIUO_Sarg chromosome 4, RoL_Sarg_1.0, whole genome shotgun sequence genomic region:
- the LOC144072961 gene encoding myelin-associated glycoprotein has protein sequence MTTVPCQMLFLFFLFTTVTRVETSSWTVAVPSSVNGLPGSCVVIPCSFNYPDPKKDIREFTGIWLDAENHLIYSPIASMTMQQYDGRTELVGDIKQKNCSLKIYPLQKSDLGPFHFRIEMKDFESFSYSHNTVSVKMIRASPVNLIVVKDKHYPLLIASCTVTHSCPTSPPVFHWSHSGHLQFRTRPLENGQWEATSTLALHPAHANNNTRLECRVTFKGGQQQVATKIINVRYGPVDVNVEYKANVKEGEAVHLKCSSDANPPASSYEWHNEHGARLHEGRIFILTNVSRHTGPLYCIAINTIGKTTSSPVQFDVTYAPEIKSVSSCSSEGVMVKCMCIAESRPPSSVHFFLLDRVLPRPDIERHNSVTIGTLKAFLPFYGFIQCVANNSLGNINSTLTLPVYNTMLYLYSIVSAGVVIVLVILLIVIIKIW, from the exons ATGACTACTGTGCCTTGTCAAATgctatttcttttctttctctttacAA CAGTCACACGTGTGGAAACATCATCCTGGACCGTGGCGGTGCCGTCCTCAGTGAACGGACTCCCCGGGTCTTGCGTAGTGATTCCCTGCTCGTTTAACTATCCGGATCCAAAGAAAGACATCAGGGAATTTACCGGGATTTGGTTGGACGCAGAAAATCACCTCATCTATTCACCCATTGCCTCGATGACAATGCAACAATATGATGGAAGGACTGAGCTGGTGGGGGACATCAAGCAGAAGAACTGCTCATTAAAAATTTACCCTCTTCAAAAAAGCGACCTTGGGCCTTTTCATTTCAGGATTGAAATGAAAGACTTTGAAAGTTTCTCTTACAGCCATAACACTGTCTCCGTAAAAATGATAC GTGCAAGTCCTGTCAACTTAATTGTGGTGAAAGACAAACATTATCCACTCCTGATTGCTTCCTGTACTGTCACCCACTCATGCCCAACTTCTCCGCCTGTTTTCCACTGGAGTCACTCTGGACATCTACAATTTCGGACACGACCACTGGAGAACGGCCAATGGGAAGCTACATCCACTCTGGCTTTACATCCCGCCCATGCAAACAATAACACGCGTTTGGAATGCCGTGTCACGTTCAAGGGAGGGCAGCAACAGGTGGCAACCAAAATCATAAATGTGAGAT ATGGGCCAGTGGATGTGAATGTTGAATACAAAGCAAACGTAAAAGAGGGGGAAGCTGTTCATCTCAAGTGCAGCAGCGATGCCAACCCTCCCGCCAGCAGCTACGAGTGGCATAATGAGCACGGTGCAAGGCTGCACGAGGGCAGGATCTTCATCCTGACGAATGTTTCCAGACACACTGGGCCCTTGTACTGCATTGCCATCAACACCATCGGAAAAACAACATCATCACCTGTGCAGTTTGATGTGACAT ATGCCCCAGAGATTAAAAGTGTCTCATCCTGCTCTTCTGAGGGGGTGATGGTTAAATGCATGTGCATTGCAGAATCCAGACCACCCAGCAGCGTCCACTTCTTCTTGCTTGACAGAGTCCTGCCAAGGCCTGATATAGAGCGACATAATTCCGTCACCATCGGCACTCTGAAGgcttttcttcctttttatgGGTTCATCCAATGCGTGGCTAACAACTCCCTGGGCAACATTAATTCCACCCTCACATTACCAGTTTACA ATACAATGCTGTACCTTTATAGTATTGTTTCAGCTGGAGTTGTCATCGTACTGGTGATTCTTTTAATAGTGATTATAAAAATTTGGTAA